A stretch of the Uranotaenia lowii strain MFRU-FL chromosome 3, ASM2978415v1, whole genome shotgun sequence genome encodes the following:
- the LOC129756986 gene encoding protein archease-like produces MEIPLESESHEIPAQKYEYLDHTADVQLHAWGETLKEAFEQCGMAMFGYMTELETVDISKCFEIKTEPTDDLENLLFRFLDELLFLFSAEPYLICKKLEITKFDLENFCIECRCYGEEFDLKKHPQGTEVKAITYSAMQINQMPEQNKHEVFVIIDI; encoded by the exons ATGGAAATACCCTTAGAATCGGAATCACACGAAATACCAGCGCAAAAATATGAAT atttggatCACACGGCAGATGTTCA ACTTCACGCCTGGGGTGAAACGCTCAAAGAAGCATTCGAGCAATGCGGGATGGCCATGTTCGGCTACATGACGGAGCTAGAAACGGTTGACATTTCCAAATGCTTCGAAATAAAAACTGAACCAACGGATGATTTGGAAAATCTACTGTTCAGATTTTTAGACGAGCTGCTGTTCCTGTTTTCAGCGGAACCATATCTAATTTGCAAAAAACTGGAAATTACTAAATTCGATTTGGAGAATTTCTGCATCGAATGCCGTTGCTACGGAGAAGAGTTCGATTTGAAAAAACATCCCCAAGGAACGGAAGTCAAAGCCATTACGTACTCTGCCATGCAGATCAACCAGATGCCGGAGCAGAACAAACACGAGGTGTTCGTTATAATAGATATTTGA